The nucleotide window CAATCGCGCGGTCGAGCGAGATGAGATCGCGCCCCGCGAGCGTGATCACGACCTTGTCGAAGATGAGGGCGTCGGTCATGCGGTGGCCTCGTTCTCCGGGCGGCGGCGATGGGCGATGCCGGGGACTGCCGCCGCCAGCAGGAAGGCAGCGAAGGGAAGCAGCATCTGCAAAAGCGCATAGATGCCGACGAGTTGCCGGTTGCCGCCTGCGGCCAGCGCCACGGCCTCGGTCGTGACGGTGGAGATGCGTCCTCCGCCGATCAGCAGCGTCGGCAGATATTGCGCGACGGAGACGGCAAAGCCGAGCGCGGCGGCCGTTGCCACCGCCTTGCGCGCGAGCGGCAGGCGGACACGCCAGAAGGTGCGGGCTGGCGAAGCGCCGAGGGCCCCGGCCATGTGGCCGTAGCGCGGATCGATCGCGCGCCAGGGGTCGGAGAGCGCCAGGAAGACATAAGGCAGCACGAAGACCATATGGCCGAGCGCGACGGCAAGGAGGGTGTCGTGCAATCCTGCCATCAGGAACAGCACCTGCAGGCCGAAGACGAAGGCGATCTGCGGCACGATCAATGGCAGGTAGAGCAGCGGCAGCGACCGGTGACGGATGGTGCGGCCGTCGCGCGTCTCGCCCTCCAGGCATGCGAGCGCGAGCGCGATCGCCACGATGACCACCGGCAGCGCGATGGCGATGGTGACGGCGATCGCATCTCCTGCCGCATGTGCGTGCATCGTCCATGCACGCAGTGTCAGGTGATGGGGCAGGGGATCGGGAAACCGCCAGGGGCCGGCCACCGACCACAGCGCCAGGAGCGCAAGACCGGCAAGCATCGCGCCTGCAAGTGCCACCATCGCGGTCCCCGAAAGGGCGGCGGCGAGCGGTTCTGCGGCACTGCGCCGGCCGCTCTCGATCCAGCGGCGGCCGAGTTTCGCGGCGAGCCTTTCGCCGATCATCCACACAAGGATGGCGAGGAGGCTGAGG belongs to Stappia indica and includes:
- a CDS encoding ABC transporter permease gives rise to the protein MLRLAPVLALALMLGPVAAGLLGTLLPAAGYVPVLGGTAVSLEPLRMLLTQPGIGMSAALSLGTGLVATFGAFAAVILFTAAFEGTRFFRALRRLLSPLMAVPHAAAAFGLAFLIAPSGFAMRLLSPWATGFQRPPDLLIVGDPLGLTMTLGLMAKEIPFLFLMLLAALPQADALRSRRVAASLGYAPVAAWLTTVLPRVYPQIRLPVFAVLAYATSVVDVALILGPTTPPPLAVRLTGWMNDPDLSLRFMASAGALAQLGLSLLAILVWMIGERLAAKLGRRWIESGRRSAAEPLAAALSGTAMVALAGAMLAGLALLALWSVAGPWRFPDPLPHHLTLRAWTMHAHAAGDAIAVTIAIALPVVIVAIALALACLEGETRDGRTIRHRSLPLLYLPLIVPQIAFVFGLQVLFLMAGLHDTLLAVALGHMVFVLPYVFLALSDPWRAIDPRYGHMAGALGASPARTFWRVRLPLARKAVATAAALGFAVSVAQYLPTLLIGGGRISTVTTEAVALAAGGNRQLVGIYALLQMLLPFAAFLLAAAVPGIAHRRRPENEATA